CGGGGCGCTGCCCGGGGCGTGTCGCCGGACGAGCACCCCCTGGACACTGTCGACGGTGCCCCCGACCCCGGCCCGGGGCCGGGTGCGCCAGAGCTGCTCGCCGTCCGGGGTGATCCGGAACCAGCCGTCGGAGACGGTGACCAGTCCCGCGCCGACCAGTCGCTGGACCGCTGTCTCCACGTCGTGCCGTTCGGGTATCGCGTGGTTGAGGTGGTCGGCGGTGGACAGCACGTCAGTGAGTCGAACCCCTTCCGGGCGGCGGGAGTCCGCCGCGCGCCGATGCCGTCCGGCCCCGCTGGCGATCACCAGTGACACGAAGATCCAGGCGTCCGTCCAGCGCCACGCGTTATCCCCCATGCACGAATGATGCCTGTAGGTGTCCGCTGAGGAAACACCTACTTTCCCCCTGTCATGTCAGCGCAGCTCAGCGTGGATCACCCCCGAAGCCCTGGAGCGCGGTCGCGCCGGAGACCGGTCCGGGACGACCCGCTCCGGAAGCGTGCGGCGGCTCGGCGCCCGGTGTCCCGACGCGCGGCGGGGGGTCGGTCGGCGCGGTGGGAACCGGTGTCCCGACGCGCGGCGCGGGTTCGGTCGGCTCGGCGGGAACCGGTGTCCCGACGCGCGGCGCGGGTTCGGTCGGCTCGGCGGGAACCGGTGTTCCGGCACCCGGTGCGGTGGCACCCGGTGCCGCTCGGGGCGGATCGGTGGGAACCGGTGCCGGCGGGACGGCGAAGCGCGGGATGAAGAACTGGGTCAGCGGGCCGATGCCGAGCGCGTACCCGACGGTGCCGACCCCGACCGTGCCGCCGAGTAGCCAGCCCAGGGCCAGCACGGTGACCTCGATGACGGTGCGGACCAGCCGGACCGAGCGGCCCGGCCGGCGGGCGACGTAGCCGGTCATCAGGCCGTCGCGGGGGCCGGGGCCGAGCCGGGCGCCGAGGTAGAGGCCGGTGGCCGCGCCGTTGGCGACGATGCCGCCGAGCAGCAGGCCGGCCCGGACGGGCAGCGGCAGCCCGGCCGGCAGCAGGGCGACCGTGGCGTCCACCACCAGCCCGATCACCACCACGTTGCTCACCGTGCCGAGCCCCGGGCGTTGCCGCAGCGGGATCCAGAGCAGCAGCACGAGTGCGCCGACGGCGATGGTCACGGTGCCGAACGACAGGCCGGTCTGCCGGGCCAGCCCCTGGTGGAAGACGTCCCACGGGTCCAGTCCGAGCCCGGAGCGGATCATCATGGCCATGCTGACGCCGTAGAGGACCAGCCCGGCGAAGAGCCGGGTGAGCCGTCGGGCGGGACGGTGCCGGAGATTGCCAAGCAGAGCCATGCATGCCACCCTAGGGTCCAATGCTCAGGGTAGAAGAGCCAATTTGACGGGAGTGGCCGTGACCAGCCAGGTGCGAGGGGTCCAATTGGCCCGGTTGCTCGGGCAGTGGCACGCGCTGCCGGGTCGTCGCCGCAGCCCCGACTACGCCGCGCTCGCCGCCGCGGTGCGGGGCCTGCTCGCCGACGGCCGGCTCCCGCTGGGGGTACGCCTACCCGCCGAGCGGGAGCTGGCCGAGGCGCTGCGGATCAGCCGTACCACGGTCACCGCCGCCTACCGGCAGCTGCGGGAGACCGGTCACCTGGCCAGCCGACGCGGCGCGGGGAGCTGGACCATGCTGCCCGGCACCCACCGGGTCGCCAGCACCGGCCTGTGGACCCCGCTGGACGACCGCGACATGATCGACCTCGGGGTGGCCGCGCTGGCCGCCCCGCCCGAACTGGTGCCGGCCGCCCGGGCCGCGGTGGAGGATCTGCCGCGTTACCTGTCCGGCGCGGGCTACCACCCGACCGGCATCATCGAGCTGCGCGAGGCGGTCGCCCGGACGTACACCGAGCGGGGCCTGCCGACCAGCGCCGAGCAGATCATGGTGACCAGCGGCACCCAGCACGCCCTGGACCTGGTGCTCCGGCTGGCCCTCGCGCCCGGCGGGAACGTCCTGGTGGAGTCGCCCACCTATCCGAACGCGCTCGCCGCGCTGGCCGCCCGGCGGGCCCGGATCAGCACCCACGGCCTCGCCGTCGACGCCGGCTGGGACGCCGACCTGCTGCTGGGCAGCATCCGGCAGACCCGGCCCAAGCTGGCGTACCTGATCCCCGAATTCCAGAACCCGACCGGCCACCTGATGCCGGCCGAGCTGCGGGAGCGGCTGGTGGCCACCGCCCACGCCGCCGGCACCGACCTGGTGGTCGACGAGTCCTTCGTGGACCTGCCGCTGAACGGCACACCGCCGCCCCCGCCGGTCGCCGTCTTCGACCGGCACTCCCGGGTGATCTCCATTGGCGGGATGAGCAAGCCGTACTGGGGCGGGCTGCGGATCGGCTGGGTACGGGCCTCCGCCCCGCAGGTGCAGCGGCTGGCCGCGGCCCGGGTCGGGGTGGACATGGCCAGCCCGGTGCTCGACCAGTTGGTGGCGGTGCACCTGCTCGCCCAGGCCCCGGCGATCGTCGCGGCCCGCCGCGCGCAGCTCGTCACCCAGCG
Above is a window of Micromonospora rifamycinica DNA encoding:
- the yczR gene encoding MocR-like transcription factor YczR, with the translated sequence MTSQVRGVQLARLLGQWHALPGRRRSPDYAALAAAVRGLLADGRLPLGVRLPAERELAEALRISRTTVTAAYRQLRETGHLASRRGAGSWTMLPGTHRVASTGLWTPLDDRDMIDLGVAALAAPPELVPAARAAVEDLPRYLSGAGYHPTGIIELREAVARTYTERGLPTSAEQIMVTSGTQHALDLVLRLALAPGGNVLVESPTYPNALAALAARRARISTHGLAVDAGWDADLLLGSIRQTRPKLAYLIPEFQNPTGHLMPAELRERLVATAHAAGTDLVVDESFVDLPLNGTPPPPPVAVFDRHSRVISIGGMSKPYWGGLRIGWVRASAPQVQRLAAARVGVDMASPVLDQLVAVHLLAQAPAIVAARRAQLVTQRDALLDVLAERLPDWRVGVPHGGVTLWVELDGPISSALARAAEEVGVRLAPGPRFGLDGTLERFLRLPFTLPADDLVEAVGRLAAIRYDLDRGAGRPRWREPAVIA